gatttcattgaaagatTGACTGGGAGCATTAGTACCCTCAGTAGAACCCTCGCAGGACGACTGAGAGACTGATACAGCCGATCCCCCCCTGACATCTTCGAACGACTGTGTCGGTGGTTCACTAGCGAGTGTTGTCTCCATTTCCATAGATTCATAGGGGCTGGACTGAGTAGCCTCAGTCCCCTCTGATTTCGAGGTCGATTGGGATATTACTTCGTCATTATTTATGGAAAGTCGCTCGAATTTCTCGAACGACTGGGAGGGTGCCTCAACACCATCAACAGTATCCTGGCTACCAGCCTCAGTTTTCTCAAAATCAATATCCATAGGTTCAGGCTGACTGGACTGAGCTACTAGCGGACTGACTTGAACCTCAGGAATAGTTTCCGTCTCCATTGGCTCGGACTGATCCTCGATTTTTGAAGAACTGTCCTCTTCTTTTGGTGTTGCAACATCAAAAGCACTTGATGACTCGACATCTACCCTTGGTGATTTTAGTTCTGGGGAGGCAGATGCTTCCTCCTCTAAGCAACTACTGATTTTACTTGAATTTTCTGCATCGTCCTTTGGAATATTCTCTGAACACGTGTGATCGGTGGTCGCATCAATCTGAACTATCGGCATATCTCGAATAATCTCTTGTGTTGGCTCAACTTCCTCAGGGACTTTGTTCTCATCTTGGGGTATCTGTGGCACCTCTTCCTGAGTATCCCTAGGTAATTGCTGAGAAGTTGAAGTCTCAGTGCTGACCTCGGAAAAATCCACACCGTCAACGAAAGAATCGTCTATTATAGGCATTGATGGAGTTGTCTGGACGTGACCCGAATCCAAAACCACACTCTCTGGTATTGAAACTGCATAAGATATAGTGCAGGTCGGGGTCTCATCAGTGCTTTCTTGTCTCTCAATCCCGTCCTGCAAATCTGGAATCACCAGATATTGACTGGCAGGCTGACTCTGAACTTCCGTAGACACTGGTTGCTCTATAAGTTCTCCAATGTCCGGCATGGAGTTACCAGGCAGAACACCCTCAGGTGTTGCAATATACGAGATATTTGCATTATCGATGGACATGGGAATCTTCAGGGAGGCCATACTGGAAACTGGTGCTGCATCAGTTATGTCTGATTGGATGCCCACGCTGCTCGGTACCTCTAGTGGCGTCATAATGGGTTGATTCAGGGTGAGAGACGTCTCCAGAACCGATGGGGATGAGATCGGCTCTGTTGAGGGGATCAGGGTACTCTGAAGAATTGTCTGGGTGTCTAGACTCGTCTGGGTTATTCCAGCTGTCATCACACTGGATACAGTGGTTTCAGGCAATCCAATTTCTTGCTGGAAATCAGTATTTGCTAGGGCTGCTGCTAGAATATCCTGATTTGACGTTTGGAATCCTTCAGTAATTGTCTGGGTCACCTCTGGAGGGTTTGCTTGTGTTAAAGCAGGAACTGAGGTGTTGTCAAACTGCAGAACAATATTATCGATAGCTCCAGAAGGATCTAGAGAGCTTGGATCGATGTACAGAGTTCTAGAGCCATCAGCATTCGCTGTTGTACCCTCCAGGGACATCAGAGCGTTATTATCTAGTGGCTGAATCTGTCCCTGCTCGTCAATAGTCACGAGAACGTATGTTTGGCTGCCATCAGCGCTCTCAGTGGGAAGAGCCATTATCTGGGGTTGAGCTGGAATTTTGGGTTCTTCTTGTTTCATTGGCTCTGCTGGAGTCGCTGATGTGGATGCCTCTACTGATTTAGCCTCGATCTTGAGACTCTCCGACGCGGATTTTTTATCTTCTGAAAGAGATTCTGAAACCACGGCTGTTGGAACCACTGGAGATGCGGGCATCATAGGCGTAGACAGCTGCTTTTGAATGTTTTTCAATGCCGACTGTCCTCGAACGACTTTGTTCACTCCTGGCACACCTCCGGGAGTTGATACTGTTGTCTTTTGTCCAGTTATTCCTTTTGATGGAGTTTCCGGAGAGACTTTCTGAATGACGATTTTCTGTTTAGTTTGTTTTCCCTTCTGAGGTGTTATTGGCGTCATCGTAGATTTGGATCTCGACACGCCTTGAGTCTGTGATTTTCCAGGCTGCAGAGGCAATGGGGACATCACAGTCTGTCTTATGATCTTCTTTGGTGTCATCTTTCCAGGTGTCTGGGGAGTCGTTTGATGCAGAGGTGGTGGATTCTGCAGGATAATTGTTCCAGGTGACTTAATTGCCCCAACTCTCTGCATTGTTGCTGCAGAGGACAAGGGGACCTTCTTCTGAAGCATCGGCATCTGTACCTTCTGCTGAACTGTTTGATATTGCACTTTGGGGCTTTTCCCCGGGGTACCTTTTGCAACCATAGCCTTCACCTGCTGGCCAGTGAACGGTGTCAGGACTGCTCCCTTACCTGGCACTAATCCAGGACTAGTTATAATGGTTTTCCCAGGTAGGGAACTCTGAGATATGGGCGTCAGAAGCGTTTTACCACCCTGAGTCGATATTGGATACAATGTTCCTTTGTTTGTAACATACGTCTTCTGCGCCATTACTGTCTTTCCAGATATTTGAGAGGCATTTATTTGAGTAATGACTCCCTTTTGAGTAATGAAATGTTGGGGAATCGTTCCCAGAACAGTTTTAGCCCCTGATATAGGTGTGAAAACGTTCTTAGACAGAACTCCAGTGTTAACGATTTTCTGACCGCTGGGAGTGATTTTTGATGTGGTTGGGGAACTCGTATCACTCTTGGGGGCTATTATGGTTTTCCCCACTACCTGTCCCTTATTTGTCATGATTTTTTGGACCTTTCCAGCCGTTAAAGTATTCTCAACAGCCAGGGGAACCATTTTACTTTGTCCAGATGTAGGCGACGTCAGAATAACTACTTTATTTCCCCGTCGCACGATCTGGGGATTTCCGGTTGTGGTTTTAGCTGACGATATTGGCATTTTCTGGGGTATTGCTGTCGTACCTTGAACCGTGTAACGAACTGGCTGGCCTCCAGATCCAGCTTGAACAATTACGTATTTTCCTGGTGAACCTTTTGGACTCGCGAGCATTCCCATTGTCTTTGTTCCCTGTTGATTCTGAAACTTGAGGCCCTTCACACCACCTGTTAGTGGAGGAACCAGGGTTTTTATACTAGTTATCGTCGGTTTGGCTTTAGTTTTGGTTTTTAAAATCGTTGGAGATGCTGTCTTCTTCTTCGCTGGGGCCTTCTCAGAGGTACTGGGCTCAATAGCTGTCATTGTTGGTTTGAAATGCACCTGATTTGTCGTCATTTGGGTCGTGGGGGTTGTAAGGGCGAGGGCTGGGGTGATTGATGGACTCGATGATGGCGCTGAGATTATTGAAGACATCATCACCGGCATCTGCTCAACATTTTCAGGAGTGAGATCCTCACTCATTACAAAGGGAATTGAGTTTATGTCGAATTCAACCTCTGATGGGTCAGTGGTGGCACTCGAGGCGATACTGATTGTGTTAGAGAGGTTCAACTTGTCCTGTTGAAAATCACGAGTCTCGTCTGCCTTCAGGACCTGGAGTTTTTTACTTATTGTTAGCCCTGGGGATGTTTTCGGGGAAGTGTTTAATTTATTCGACtcgagttttattattttggcTCGGGGAGTACTACCAGATACATTTTTCGAGGAATCATCAACCTCCAGTTTGTGCTTGATACACTTGGACGGCTGTTTTTCCAAGAGTTTTGATTTCAAAATCTGCATGGGCTCCCGCAACGTCACGTTTTCAATTATACGGGGCTTCTCTCGTTTTTTCACTGGGACTGATACATCTGCAGGAGTCGGTAATAACTTTGCCGGAGATTTTTTTAGTGGTGGGGGCTCCTCGGACACGGGAATGGAGTCAGAGGCCTCAGGGAGGGCTGATGGAATGGACTCTTGGGATACAATTATGCTGGTATCGTTGGAGCTTTTTTCGGAAGTGGATGGTACGTCTGACGCTATCGGTTCTGAGAGAATTTTCTCCTCGATGTTGAGAGTTGGGTGGATTTCAGACTCTGTTGACTTCTCTGATATTTTGGATTCCTCAGGAGCTTTGATTTCCTCAGATGCTTTTGCTTCCTGAGGTGCTTTCATTTTCCCAACAACTTGTCCTAAAACTTGTTCTGGAGCTTCTACCGGTTGGGAATCTTCAGTGGATACTGGAATATTCACCTCAATAGCTTCAACAACCTCTTGTTCTGGCTCTCGACCAATAGATTCCACAACTGTCTCCTTGGTCTCAATTACCTCCTCGATAATTATATTCTCAATAGTTTCCTCGACGATATTCTCAACACTTTTATCAGGAGTTTTTGATTTCATTTGGACACCCGCCGTTATAACTTGTGACACAGTCTCCTTTTGCACGATTTCGTTCGACACCTCGGGCTTGACCTCCTCCTGCACCGAATCACCTTCAGGTTCCGTTTTTTCAGGTTCATTTCCAGGTTTAACCACCGCTTCCTGAGCATCAATAAGCGACATctcgaattttttaatctgtgattttttcggtggaagcatctcaatttttttctcttcctccATCTCATGAACCTCGGCAACTTTAGTATCACCTGTCTTCGCTTTAGTTTCAACTATTAATTCTCGATCAGTTTCAAGGCTTCCGAAACCTtgagattttatttcaacgtcgCTCGTCGCCAGAAGATCTGTAATATTGATTGGGCTCATGGCATCAGGTTTTACAGCTGTGAATTCAGGAGATTTAACAATCGGGGATTTTGTAATTGGAGTGGAAACTCCGACCTCTTCAGCACTGTCAAGTGTCTGATCGGAGAATTCGTATTCCTCCAGAGATTTTCTGATAGCCTTGCTGATGGCGGATGGCTTTCTTCCCCTCCGCCCTTTAATCTTGTGCTCCTTCTCCTCAGTTTCTGATTGGCTGTCATCAGTTCGAGGAGTCCGGCGACCTGGAGACGAGCTGTAAATGTCAGAttccagatattttttattcggcTTTCGTCTCCTCCCCGTGTACGATCGCTCCCCATCAGACTCAGATGTTTTTCTATCTGTTTCTTGACTGTCAGGTGTCCCAGGGAGAACCTGAGGCTCTTCGAATTTCGTCGAAGAATCGCCATTTCCACTGACATCTGCCGGTAGTGGATACTTGCGAGGTCTTCCTCGCCGTTTCGCCGGTTTCTTTTCAACTTCTTGAGACTGAGGCGACGCCACTGATGGCGATTCTGTTGATGACTTGTCACCTATTATTTCACTCAACTGATTCCAGCCCATCTCCGCACCATCTCCAGATCCGACATTCGACGGCTGGGAGATTGTCAGTGTTTCTTCTTCACTCTCGATCGTCACCTTTTCGGAGTTCATGTCAATGTCCTCAATATCTTTGGAGTTTTTTGTCTGTATGTCAGACTTCGCAAGACTGGAGGTtggagttgatttttttggagattGCATTGGAGACTTTGATGGGGACTTCCctggagattttgatggaCAACGTTTCGGTGACCTGTGATTATCAAAAATGTTCTCGGGTTCTGTTTCAGGTATCGCCATAGACTCCTCCATTTTCTCTTGACTATTAGGCTTTATTTCCTCCTCTGATTCCTTATCACGTTCAACCTCCAATATCTCAACAATCTCAAGTTCTGTCTCAGTCACATCTCGCTTGCACTTTCCCTCATTGGACTTCTCAGTCTCAGAGGCGATTTTGGCAACTAGTTCACTAGCTTCGTCGACAGTTTTCAAGATATCCTGCCTCAGTTTTTCGTCgtcctccatttttttcgcTTCCTCAATTACGATTTTCTCAGATTGTGCCTCTTTCTCATTTGCCTTACTCTCCGCCTCCTTCTCCTCGGCAAGTGCCTGAGAGAGAACAAATTCCTTGATAATCTCTTTCTTCAAAGATGTGTTCTTCTCACCAAAAACTCGCGGAATCTTCCTCACTGGGGGTAAAGCAGGCTCCGGCTCTTCATCGTCAAAATCAAAACACgataatttggattttttttcctgatcgTTTTCGGGAGTTGAGTTTTTTCTGTCCCCAAGAGACTTCCTCAATTTCTTGGAGAGTGCTGATTTCTCCTTTACCACTGGCAGGCTCAGTCCAGGTACATGCTGCGAATCATTCTCCAAGGGTTGAGCCTTTGAATTCGTTAATTGAGTCGACATGTTCTCCGACTCCTTCAAATCCTCCTCCGGAGTTGTCTTATTCTTCGGTTTATCCTTTACAACTGGAGATAGGCTCACCTCCTTAACCACAGAATCATTCAACGGTTTGCTTATTGAACTCTTGATAGTCTCTTCCTCCTGCCGGCTC
This DNA window, taken from Diachasmimorpha longicaudata isolate KC_UGA_2023 chromosome 8, iyDiaLong2, whole genome shotgun sequence, encodes the following:
- the LOC135165555 gene encoding mucin-2-like, with the translated sequence MCDQTEIRYLDGDVVWVKLGPCWWPGQVTGVDNLPEDLKVDFNKKPLIAAVKFFQENSYEFVKNIHQIYQYNCTQKDDFIKKGLDKYRSKHKSGSKLMDKFPGDVETAEMLTGGDPNILKSEKFCPEEKPDISALFGEKKSPKKKQKFKDDEMTRRSYPIEHKIIRPRIMKESDHEVRIRQQPSSHPTTPTSSDQNMYACPLCSFTTTRVNVLICHNKSHREGSVDTGVRSLLSTPKRRSLGDEPQKRKYVRKNKSLPRLKTDRGSEPVKRKQKQPEKIAKKKKADPEINDLLADWDDGSDDMEVDMNKSTPISSPLTKERKPEEEDEDTDLLKESEKLLKETESLSTHLENSKTKSLVDPLFDEEILKTELQNTLEDESRQEEETIKSSISKPLNDSVVKEVSLSPVVKDKPKNKTTPEEDLKESENMSTQLTNSKAQPLENDSQHVPGLSLPVVKEKSALSKKLRKSLGDRKNSTPENDQEKKSKLSCFDFDDEEPEPALPPVRKIPRVFGEKNTSLKKEIIKEFVLSQALAEEKEAESKANEKEAQSEKIVIEEAKKMEDDEKLRQDILKTVDEASELVAKIASETEKSNEGKCKRDVTETELEIVEILEVERDKESEEEIKPNSQEKMEESMAIPETEPENIFDNHRSPKRCPSKSPGKSPSKSPMQSPKKSTPTSSLAKSDIQTKNSKDIEDIDMNSEKVTIESEEETLTISQPSNVGSGDGAEMGWNQLSEIIGDKSSTESPSVASPQSQEVEKKPAKRRGRPRKYPLPADVSGNGDSSTKFEEPQVLPGTPDSQETDRKTSESDGERSYTGRRRKPNKKYLESDIYSSSPGRRTPRTDDSQSETEEKEHKIKGRRGRKPSAISKAIRKSLEEYEFSDQTLDSAEEVGVSTPITKSPIVKSPEFTAVKPDAMSPINITDLLATSDVEIKSQGFGSLETDRELIVETKAKTGDTKVAEVHEMEEEKKIEMLPPKKSQIKKFEMSLIDAQEAVVKPGNEPEKTEPEGDSVQEEVKPEVSNEIVQKETVSQVITAGVQMKSKTPDKSVENIVEETIENIIIEEVIETKETVVESIGREPEQEVVEAIEVNIPVSTEDSQPVEAPEQVLGQVVGKMKAPQEAKASEEIKAPEESKISEKSTESEIHPTLNIEEKILSEPIASDVPSTSEKSSNDTSIIVSQESIPSALPEASDSIPVSEEPPPLKKSPAKLLPTPADVSVPVKKREKPRIIENVTLREPMQILKSKLLEKQPSKCIKHKLEVDDSSKNVSGSTPRAKIIKLESNKLNTSPKTSPGLTISKKLQVLKADETRDFQQDKLNLSNTISIASSATTDPSEVEFDINSIPFVMSEDLTPENVEQMPVMMSSIISAPSSSPSITPALALTTPTTQMTTNQVHFKPTMTAIEPSTSEKAPAKKKTASPTILKTKTKAKPTITSIKTLVPPLTGGVKGLKFQNQQGTKTMGMLASPKGSPGKYVIVQAGSGGQPVRYTVQGTTAIPQKMPISSAKTTTGNPQIVRRGNKVVILTSPTSGQSKMVPLAVENTLTAGKVQKIMTNKGQVVGKTIIAPKSDTSSPTTSKITPSGQKIVNTGVLSKNVFTPISGAKTVLGTIPQHFITQKGVITQINASQISGKTVMAQKTYVTNKGTLYPISTQGGKTLLTPISQSSLPGKTIITSPGLVPGKGAVLTPFTGQQVKAMVAKGTPGKSPKVQYQTVQQKVQMPMLQKKVPLSSAATMQRVGAIKSPGTIILQNPPPLHQTTPQTPGKMTPKKIIRQTVMSPLPLQPGKSQTQGVSRSKSTMTPITPQKGKQTKQKIVIQKVSPETPSKGITGQKTTVSTPGGVPGVNKVVRGQSALKNIQKQLSTPMMPASPVVPTAVVSESLSEDKKSASESLKIEAKSVEASTSATPAEPMKQEEPKIPAQPQIMALPTESADGSQTYVLVTIDEQGQIQPLDNNALMSLEGTTANADGSRTLYIDPSSLDPSGAIDNIVLQFDNTSVPALTQANPPEVTQTITEGFQTSNQDILAAALANTDFQQEIGLPETTVSSVMTAGITQTSLDTQTILQSTLIPSTEPISSPSVLETSLTLNQPIMTPLEVPSSVGIQSDITDAAPVSSMASLKIPMSIDNANISYIATPEGVLPGNSMPDIGELIEQPVSTEVQSQPASQYLVIPDLQDGIERQESTDETPTCTISYAVSIPESVVLDSGHVQTTPSMPIIDDSFVDGVDFSEVSTETSTSQQLPRDTQEEVPQIPQDENKVPEEVEPTQEIIRDMPIVQIDATTDHTCSENIPKDDAENSSKISSCLEEEASASPELKSPRVDVESSSAFDVATPKEEDSSSKIEDQSEPMETETIPEVQVSPLVAQSSQPEPMDIDFEKTEAGSQDTVDGVEAPSQSFEKFERLSINNDEVISQSTSKSEGTEATQSSPYESMEMETTLASEPPTQSFEDVRGGSAVSVSQSSCEGSTEGTNAPSQSFNEIRTADETADDPSFPTQSYEVGNADNLVASLAIDGEISQEGNIPSQSNDVGNEGIGTSGFSNNSGLNEDETASSSYVPETPETQERDQDQESAISTSSYEIPPCEEINIASSSVIADTSVDTGSLHDNGVPEIPTSSYNLNPDSSSTHVDAVPTSSFEDQVVVEQNVSTSYEVPISMPRLEGETAQNFVSESSDQRNEPSSYYARNPEEVTSEPSQSYFMPEGSSPSYPTETVSPSCYDAPPETEASQSYYLTQEIDRTEQSSSRNVEASPSFYQDTPDEVRLRSQGEATPTYTERYPLDYTLENSPIERHDLVESSVPATKPAER